A DNA window from Takifugu flavidus isolate HTHZ2018 chromosome 15, ASM371156v2, whole genome shotgun sequence contains the following coding sequences:
- the kif1ab gene encoding kinesin-like protein KIF1A isoform X3, giving the protein MAGASVKVAVRVRPFNSRETGMDSKCIIQMSGNTTTILNPKQPKENKSFNFDYSYWSHTTPEDINYASQMQVFKDIGEEMLLHAFEGYNVCIFAYGQTGAGKSYTMMGRQEKDQQGIIPLLCEDLFTKINQGNNDNSMSYSVEVSYMEIYCERVRDLLNPKNKGNLRVREHPLMGPYVEDLSKLAVTSYNDIQDLMDSGNKARTVAATNMNETSSRSHAVFNIIFTQKKHDSETDNTSEKVSKISLVDLAGSERADSTGAKGTRLKEGANINKSLTTLGKVISALAEVDSAPNKNKKKKKVESFIPYRDSVLTWLLRENLGGNSRTAMVAALSPADINYDETLSTLRYADRAKQIRCNAVINEDPNNRLVRELKEEVSRLKDLLYAQGLGDIIETYPSAGPVITGLKLTNAMTGMSPSPSLSGLSSRAGSITNLHDRVFSPASEKAIERLKETEKIIAELNETWEEKLRRTEAIRMDREALLAEMGVALREDGGTVGVFSPKKTPHLVNLNEDPLMSECLLYYIKDGITKVGRENAKTRQDIVLSGHFIKDEHCTFSSTTGPQGEGCVVLEPCEGAETYVNGKRVTGLIVLRSGNRIIMGKSHVFRFNDPEQARLERERTPCAETPAEPVDWAFAQRELLEKQGIDMKQEMEQRLQELEDQYRKEREEASKLLEQQRQDYESKLEALQKRVESRYLESPEEEEEPEEEVQWTMRETELALWAFRKWRFYQFTSLRDQLWGNAIFLKEANAISVELKKKVQFQFVLLTDTLYSPLLPDLLPPTDDGERERRPFPRTVVAVEVQDQKNGATHSWTLEKLRQRLDLMREMYDRAAELPSSAVEDCDHTLTGGDPFYDRFPWFRLVGRAFVYLSNLLYPVPLVHRVAIVSEKGEVKGFLRVAVQAISADEEAPDYGSGVRQSGTAKISFEDKQFEKFQSESCPGGLSHSNTSQEELRIVEGEGQNAETGMSADEVNNNTCPATLEVPQSPAKSSGLGLDLPLDLSPQKALSHLKIGSTFTFRVTVLQASSISAEYADIFCQFNFIHRHDEAFSTEPLKNTGRGPPLGFYHVQNITVEVTKSFVEYIKTQPIVFEVFGHYQKQPFPPLCKDLISPLRPSRRQFPRVMPLSKPVPATKLSTMTRSTAGPCHAKYDLMVFFEICELEANGDYIPAVVDHRGGMPCHGTFLLHQGIQRRITVTIAHEGGNDFEWKEVKELVIGRIRNRPEADETIIDPNILSLNILSSGYVWPKHNDNVSLGVDHRTFYRFETAWDSSMHNSLLLNRVTPYGEKIYITLSAYLEMENCTQPTVITKDFCMVFYSRDAKLPASRSIRNLFSTGCLRPSESNRVTGVYEITLCHVADNGSPGMQRRRRRVLDTSVAYVRGEENLAGWRPRSDSLILDHQWELEKLSLLQEVEKTRHYLLLREKLEATLQAGQDALNKSGDISDFTKSPILSHSPGSGPAPDSPNQRQRELAAKCLRLLMHTFNREYSQVSSSASESKLSEMSASLMRDSSSSTLSTLTPSSTCPSLVEGHFDIRYIAHNKPLSDSLSSLKPLFDSFVAYRLTEPTSGASTPDLDPFSPVDKKRALRGYTFVPDIQEIRVSPIVSKKGYLHFLEPHTSGWVKRYIVVRRPYVYLYRSERDSVERAVINLSSAKVEYSEDKQTLLRTPNTFTVCTEHRGILLQAANDKEMHDWLYAFNPLLAGTIRSKLSRRKSVQSAPPAQRM; this is encoded by the exons ATGGCCGGGGCCTCGGTCAAGGTAGCGGTGAGGGTCCGACCCTTCAACTCCAGGGAAACTGGGATGGACAGCAAGTGCATCATCCAGATGTCAGGAAACACCACAA CGATTCTAAACCCAAAACaaccaaaagaaaacaagagctTCAACTTTGACTACTCCTACTGGTCACACACCACG cctgaagacatcAACTATGCATCCCAGATGCAAGTGTTCAAAGACATTGGGGAGGAGATGCTGCTTCATGCCTTTGAGGGTTACAATGTGTGCATATTTGCGTATGGCCAGACAGGAGCAGGCAAAAGCTACACCATGATGGGACGACAGGAGAAAGATCAGCAGGGAATCATCCCTTTG cttTGTGAGGACCTTTTCACCAAAATCAATCAGGGCAACAATGACAACAGCATGTCTTACTCAGTGGAG GTGAGTTACATGGAGATCTACTGCGAGCGTGTGCGTGACCTGCTGAATCCCAAGAACAAAGGAAACCTGCGGGTCAGGGAGCACCCTCTGATGGGGCCTTATGTTGAAGATCTGTCCAAACTAGCCGTCACTTCCTATAATGACATCCAGGATCTGATGGACTCCGGAAATAAGGCCAG GACCGTGGCTGCGACCAACATGAATGAGACGAGTAGCCGCTCTCACGCTGTCTTCAACATCATCTTCACCCAGAAGAAACACGACTCGGAGACAGACAACACCTCCGAAAAG GTCAGTAAGATCAGCCTGGTGGATCTGGCTGGCAGCGAGAGAGCGGACTCAACTGGAGCCAAAGGAACCAGACTGAAA gaagGAGCAAACATCAACAAATCTCTAACTACGCTGGGGAAAGTTATTTCAGCTCTTGCTGAAGTG GATTCAGCACCAAACAAG aataagaaaaagaagaaggtcGAGAGTTTCATCCCCTACAGAGACTCAGTTCTGACTTGGCTACTGAGGGAAAACTTGG GAGGAAACTCTCGTACTGCCATGGTGGCTGCCCTCAGCCCTGCCGATATCAATTATGATGAGACCCTCAGCACCCTCAG GTACGCTGATCGTGCCAAACAGATCCGCTGCAACGCCGTCATCAACGAGGACCCCAACAACCGGCTGGTGCGTGAGCTCAAAGAGGAAGTGTCTCGCCTCAAAGACCTGCTGTACGCGCAGGGTCTGGGAGACATCATCGAGA CATATCCCTCCGCTGGCCCGGTCATCACTGGTTTGAAAT TGACCAATGCCATGACAGGGATGAGTCCCTCCCCCTCGCTGTCAGGCCTGTCCAGTCGTGCTGGGTCCATCACCAACCTCCACGACCGCGTCTTCAGCCCGGCCAGTGAGAAGGCCATCGAAAGACTCAAG GAGACTGAGAAAATTATTGCGGAGCTCAACGAGACGTGGGAGGAGAAGCTGCGGCGTACAGAAGCCATCCGCATGGATAG AGAAGCCCTGCTGGCTGAAATGGGCGTGGCCTTACGAGAAGATGGAGGCACCGTGGGGGTCTTCTCCCCCAAAAAA ACCCCTCACCTGGTGAACCTGAATGAAGACCCACTGATGTCAGAGTGTCTTCTCTATTACATTAAAGACGGCATCACCAA GGTTGGCCGAGAAAACGCCAAAACCCGCCAAGACATTGTCCTGAGTGGCCATTTCATCAAAGACGAACACTGCACTTTCAGCAGCACCACAGGCCCTCAGGGAGAAG GATGTGTCGTCTTGGAGCCGTGTGAAGGGGCAGAGACATATGTCAATGGAAAGAGAGTGACCGGTCTCATTGTTCTGCGGTCGG GAAACCgtatcatcatggggaaaaGCCACGTGTTCCGCTTTAATGACCCGGAGCAGGCTCGCCTGGAGCGAGAGCGGACCCCGTGTGCTGAGACGCCAGCAGAACCCGTCGACTGGGCCTTCGCTcagagggagctgctggagaagcaaGGCATCGACatgaagcaggagatggagcagag GCTTCAGGAGCTTGAAGATCAGTACCgcaaagagagagaagaagccaGTAAGCTGTTAGAACAGCAGcgacag GACTATGAGAGCAAGCTGGAAGCTCTTCAGAAGCGAGTAGAGTCTCGGTACCTGGAAtctcctgaggaagaggaggagccagaagaGGAAG TGCAGTGGACGATGCGTGAGACAGAACTGGCTCTGTGGGCATTTCGAAAATGGCGTTTCTATCAGTTCACCTCACTGAGAGATCAACTCTGGGGCAACGCCATCTTCCTCAAGGAGGCCAACGCTATCAGTGTGGAGCTGAAGAAAAAG GTGCAGTTCCAGTTTGTCCTGTTGACAGACACCCTTTATTCCCCACTGCTTCCTGATCTGCTTCCTCCCACTGATgacggagagagggagcggagaCCTTTCCCCCGAACTGTTGTAGCTGTGGAGGTGCAAGATCAAAAGAATGGTGCCACACATTCCTGGACTCTGGAGAAACTGCG gcagaGGCTAGATCTGATGAGAGAAATGTACGACCGTGCAGCAGAGCTCCCCAGCAGTGCTGTGGAGGACTGTGACCACACTCTGACTGGCGGAGATCCTTTCTATGACCGCTTCCCATGGTTCCGCCTCGTCGGCAG gGCTTTTGTGTACCTGAGTAATCTGCTGTACCCAGTGCCTCTGGTACATCGTGTGGCCATAGTGAGTGAGAAGGGTGAGGTTAAAGGCTTCCTCAGAGTGGCTGTGCAGGCGATCTCAG CTGATGAAGAAGCCCCAGATTATGGTTCCGGCGTGAGACAGTCGGGCACTGCCAAGATTTCGTTTGAAGACAAGCAGTTTGAGAAG TTCCAAAGTGAGTCTTGTCCTGGTGGCCTTTCCCACTCCAACACATcccaggaggagctgcgcaTTGTGGAGGGTGAAGGCCAGAATGCAGAAACCGGAATGTCTGCAGATGAGGTCAACAATAACACCTGTCCAG CCACTTTGGAGGTTCCCCAAAGTCCGGCAAAGAGCTCGGGTCTGGGTCTGGATCTCCCTCTGGACCTGTCCCCGCAGAAAGCTCTGTCTCACCTGAAGATTGGCAGCACCTTCACCTTCAGAGTTACTGTCCTACAGGCCTCCAGCATCTCTGCTGAGTATGCAGACATCTTCTGCCAGTTCAA TTTCATCCACCGGCACGATGAAGCGTTCTCCACCGAGCCACTGAAGAACACAGGGAGAGGACCTCCGCTGGGATTCTACCatgttcaaaac ATCACAGTGGAGGTCACAAAGTCCTTCGTGGAGTACATCAAGACTCAGCCCATTGTCTTCGAGGTGTTTGGTCACTATCAGAAACAGCCTTTCCCTCCGCTCTGCAAAGATCTAATCAG tccACTGAGACCCTCCAGGAGGCAGTTTCCCAGGGTGATGCCCTTGTCCAAACCAG TGCCAGCCACAAAGCTCAGCACTATGACGCGTTCCACGGCAGGACCCTGTCACGCCAAGTATGACCTCATGGTTTTCTTTGAGATCTGTGAGCTGGAAGCCAATGGAGA CTACATCCCTGCTGTGGTGGACCACAGAGGCGGGATGCCCTGCCACGGCACGTTCCTCTTACATCAG GGCATCCAGAGGAGAATCACCGTCACGATCGCTCATGAAGGAGGAAATGATTTTGAGtggaaggaggtgaaggagctTGTTATCG GCCGTATCCGAAACAGACCAGAGGCTGATGAGACcatcatagatccaaacatCCTGTCCCTCAACATCCTCTCCTCTGGATACGTCTGGCCAAAACACAATGACAA TGTTTCCTTGGGCGTAGATCATAG AACATTTTACCGATTTGAGACAGCGTGGGACAGCTCCATGCACAACTCTCTGCTCCTAAACAGAGTCACTCCATATGGGGAGAAGATCTACATCACCCTCTCTGCTTATTTAGAG ATGGAGAACTGCACCCAGCCAACGGTCATCACCAAAGATTTCTGCATGGTGTTTTATTCCCGCGATGCAAAGCTGCCGGCGTCGCGCTCCATCAGGAATCTCTTCAGCACGGGCTGCCTCCGGCCCTCTGAGAG CAACCGTGTGACAGGAGTCTACGAAATCACCCTTTGCCATGTGGCAGATAATGGGAGTCCAG GCATGCAGCGCCGTCGGAGACGTGTGCTGGACACCTCGGTGGCATACGTCCGAGGGGAGGAGAACCTGGCCGGGTGGCGACCTCGCAGCGACAGCCTGATTCTGGACCATCAGtgggagctggagaagctcagCTTACTGCAGGAG GTGGAGAAGACCAGGCACTACCTGCTGCTGAGGGAGAAGCTGGAAGCCACcctgcaggcaggacaggacGCTCTCAACAAGAGCGGCGACATCAGCGACTTCACCAAGAGCCCCATCCTGAGCCACAGTCCTGGCAGCGGCCCTGCCCCCGACAGCCCCAACCAGAGGCAGAGGGAGCTGGCTGCCAAG TGTCTGCGTCTGCTGATGCACACCTTCAACCGGGAGTACAGCCAGGTGAGCAGCAGTGCCAGTGAGAGCAAG ctcTCCGAAATGTCTGCGTCGCTGATGAGAGACTCGTCCTCGTCCACGCTGAGCACGCTCACgccctcctccacctgtccttCACTGGTTGAGGGACATTTTGATATCAGGTATATTGCACACAACAAGCCACTTTCTGATAGTCTGTCAAGTTTGAAACCTTTATTTGACTCCTTTGTTGCTTATAGACTCACTGAACCCACCTCTGGAGCTTCAACGCCGGATCTGGACCCATTCAGCCCTGTGGACAAGAAGAGGGCTCTCAGAGGCTACACATTTGTTCCAGACATACAGGAAATCCGTGTTAG CCCAATCGTGTCCAAGAAAGGTTATCTGCACTTCCTGGAACCGCACACCAGTGGCTGGGTAAAGCGTTACATTGTGGTGCGCCGGCCCTACGTCTACCTGTACCGCAGCGAGAGGGACAGCGTGGAGAGGGCCGTCATCAACCTGTCGTCTGCAAAAGTGGAATACAGCGAGGACAAACAGACCTTGCTGCGG ACTCCCAACACATTTACCGTGTGCACCGAGCACCGTGGGATCCTGCTGCAGGCTGCGAACGACAAAGAGATGCATGACTGGCTTTATGCTTTTAACCCCCTGTTAGCTGGCACCATCAG gtCAAAGCTCTCGAGGAGAAAGTCGGTCCAGTCGGCTCCACCGGCTCAGAGGATGTGA
- the kif1ab gene encoding kinesin-like protein KIF1A isoform X1, whose amino-acid sequence MAGASVKVAVRVRPFNSRETGMDSKCIIQMSGNTTTILNPKQPKENKSFNFDYSYWSHTTPEDINYASQMQVFKDIGEEMLLHAFEGYNVCIFAYGQTGAGKSYTMMGRQEKDQQGIIPLLCEDLFTKINQGNNDNSMSYSVEVSYMEIYCERVRDLLNPKNKGNLRVREHPLMGPYVEDLSKLAVTSYNDIQDLMDSGNKARTVAATNMNETSSRSHAVFNIIFTQKKHDSETDNTSEKVSKISLVDLAGSERADSTGAKGTRLKEGANINKSLTTLGKVISALAEVDSAPNKNKKKKKVESFIPYRDSVLTWLLRENLGGNSRTAMVAALSPADINYDETLSTLRYADRAKQIRCNAVINEDPNNRLVRELKEEVSRLKDLLYAQGLGDIIETYPSAGPVITGLKYLCDYKNFVNNRQAANQRGDLSTVTNAMTGMSPSPSLSGLSSRAGSITNLHDRVFSPASEKAIERLKETEKIIAELNETWEEKLRRTEAIRMDREALLAEMGVALREDGGTVGVFSPKKTPHLVNLNEDPLMSECLLYYIKDGITKVGRENAKTRQDIVLSGHFIKDEHCTFSSTTGPQGEGCVVLEPCEGAETYVNGKRVTGLIVLRSGNRIIMGKSHVFRFNDPEQARLERERTPCAETPAEPVDWAFAQRELLEKQGIDMKQEMEQRLQELEDQYRKEREEASKLLEQQRQDYESKLEALQKRVESRYLESPEEEEEPEEEVQWTMRETELALWAFRKWRFYQFTSLRDQLWGNAIFLKEANAISVELKKKVQFQFVLLTDTLYSPLLPDLLPPTDDGERERRPFPRTVVAVEVQDQKNGATHSWTLEKLRQRLDLMREMYDRAAELPSSAVEDCDHTLTGGDPFYDRFPWFRLVGRAFVYLSNLLYPVPLVHRVAIVSEKGEVKGFLRVAVQAISADEEAPDYGSGVRQSGTAKISFEDKQFEKFQSESCPGGLSHSNTSQEELRIVEGEGQNAETGMSADEVNNNTCPATLEVPQSPAKSSGLGLDLPLDLSPQKALSHLKIGSTFTFRVTVLQASSISAEYADIFCQFNFIHRHDEAFSTEPLKNTGRGPPLGFYHVQNITVEVTKSFVEYIKTQPIVFEVFGHYQKQPFPPLCKDLISPLRPSRRQFPRVMPLSKPVPATKLSTMTRSTAGPCHAKYDLMVFFEICELEANGDYIPAVVDHRGGMPCHGTFLLHQGIQRRITVTIAHEGGNDFEWKEVKELVIGRIRNRPEADETIIDPNILSLNILSSGYVWPKHNDNVSLGVDHRTFYRFETAWDSSMHNSLLLNRVTPYGEKIYITLSAYLEMENCTQPTVITKDFCMVFYSRDAKLPASRSIRNLFSTGCLRPSESNRVTGVYEITLCHVADNGSPGMQRRRRRVLDTSVAYVRGEENLAGWRPRSDSLILDHQWELEKLSLLQEVEKTRHYLLLREKLEATLQAGQDALNKSGDISDFTKSPILSHSPGSGPAPDSPNQRQRELAAKCLRLLMHTFNREYSQVSSSASESKLSEMSASLMRDSSSSTLSTLTPSSTCPSLVEGHFDIRYIAHNKPLSDSLSSLKPLFDSFVAYRLTEPTSGASTPDLDPFSPVDKKRALRGYTFVPDIQEIRVSPIVSKKGYLHFLEPHTSGWVKRYIVVRRPYVYLYRSERDSVERAVINLSSAKVEYSEDKQTLLRTPNTFTVCTEHRGILLQAANDKEMHDWLYAFNPLLAGTIRSKLSRRKSVQSAPPAQRM is encoded by the exons ATGGCCGGGGCCTCGGTCAAGGTAGCGGTGAGGGTCCGACCCTTCAACTCCAGGGAAACTGGGATGGACAGCAAGTGCATCATCCAGATGTCAGGAAACACCACAA CGATTCTAAACCCAAAACaaccaaaagaaaacaagagctTCAACTTTGACTACTCCTACTGGTCACACACCACG cctgaagacatcAACTATGCATCCCAGATGCAAGTGTTCAAAGACATTGGGGAGGAGATGCTGCTTCATGCCTTTGAGGGTTACAATGTGTGCATATTTGCGTATGGCCAGACAGGAGCAGGCAAAAGCTACACCATGATGGGACGACAGGAGAAAGATCAGCAGGGAATCATCCCTTTG cttTGTGAGGACCTTTTCACCAAAATCAATCAGGGCAACAATGACAACAGCATGTCTTACTCAGTGGAG GTGAGTTACATGGAGATCTACTGCGAGCGTGTGCGTGACCTGCTGAATCCCAAGAACAAAGGAAACCTGCGGGTCAGGGAGCACCCTCTGATGGGGCCTTATGTTGAAGATCTGTCCAAACTAGCCGTCACTTCCTATAATGACATCCAGGATCTGATGGACTCCGGAAATAAGGCCAG GACCGTGGCTGCGACCAACATGAATGAGACGAGTAGCCGCTCTCACGCTGTCTTCAACATCATCTTCACCCAGAAGAAACACGACTCGGAGACAGACAACACCTCCGAAAAG GTCAGTAAGATCAGCCTGGTGGATCTGGCTGGCAGCGAGAGAGCGGACTCAACTGGAGCCAAAGGAACCAGACTGAAA gaagGAGCAAACATCAACAAATCTCTAACTACGCTGGGGAAAGTTATTTCAGCTCTTGCTGAAGTG GATTCAGCACCAAACAAG aataagaaaaagaagaaggtcGAGAGTTTCATCCCCTACAGAGACTCAGTTCTGACTTGGCTACTGAGGGAAAACTTGG GAGGAAACTCTCGTACTGCCATGGTGGCTGCCCTCAGCCCTGCCGATATCAATTATGATGAGACCCTCAGCACCCTCAG GTACGCTGATCGTGCCAAACAGATCCGCTGCAACGCCGTCATCAACGAGGACCCCAACAACCGGCTGGTGCGTGAGCTCAAAGAGGAAGTGTCTCGCCTCAAAGACCTGCTGTACGCGCAGGGTCTGGGAGACATCATCGAGA CATATCCCTCCGCTGGCCCGGTCATCACTGGTTTGAAAT ACCTGTGCGATTACAAGAACTTTGTGAACAATCGTCAGGCTGCCAATCAAAGGGGTGATCTCTCCACAGTGACCAATGCCATGACAGGGATGAGTCCCTCCCCCTCGCTGTCAGGCCTGTCCAGTCGTGCTGGGTCCATCACCAACCTCCACGACCGCGTCTTCAGCCCGGCCAGTGAGAAGGCCATCGAAAGACTCAAG GAGACTGAGAAAATTATTGCGGAGCTCAACGAGACGTGGGAGGAGAAGCTGCGGCGTACAGAAGCCATCCGCATGGATAG AGAAGCCCTGCTGGCTGAAATGGGCGTGGCCTTACGAGAAGATGGAGGCACCGTGGGGGTCTTCTCCCCCAAAAAA ACCCCTCACCTGGTGAACCTGAATGAAGACCCACTGATGTCAGAGTGTCTTCTCTATTACATTAAAGACGGCATCACCAA GGTTGGCCGAGAAAACGCCAAAACCCGCCAAGACATTGTCCTGAGTGGCCATTTCATCAAAGACGAACACTGCACTTTCAGCAGCACCACAGGCCCTCAGGGAGAAG GATGTGTCGTCTTGGAGCCGTGTGAAGGGGCAGAGACATATGTCAATGGAAAGAGAGTGACCGGTCTCATTGTTCTGCGGTCGG GAAACCgtatcatcatggggaaaaGCCACGTGTTCCGCTTTAATGACCCGGAGCAGGCTCGCCTGGAGCGAGAGCGGACCCCGTGTGCTGAGACGCCAGCAGAACCCGTCGACTGGGCCTTCGCTcagagggagctgctggagaagcaaGGCATCGACatgaagcaggagatggagcagag GCTTCAGGAGCTTGAAGATCAGTACCgcaaagagagagaagaagccaGTAAGCTGTTAGAACAGCAGcgacag GACTATGAGAGCAAGCTGGAAGCTCTTCAGAAGCGAGTAGAGTCTCGGTACCTGGAAtctcctgaggaagaggaggagccagaagaGGAAG TGCAGTGGACGATGCGTGAGACAGAACTGGCTCTGTGGGCATTTCGAAAATGGCGTTTCTATCAGTTCACCTCACTGAGAGATCAACTCTGGGGCAACGCCATCTTCCTCAAGGAGGCCAACGCTATCAGTGTGGAGCTGAAGAAAAAG GTGCAGTTCCAGTTTGTCCTGTTGACAGACACCCTTTATTCCCCACTGCTTCCTGATCTGCTTCCTCCCACTGATgacggagagagggagcggagaCCTTTCCCCCGAACTGTTGTAGCTGTGGAGGTGCAAGATCAAAAGAATGGTGCCACACATTCCTGGACTCTGGAGAAACTGCG gcagaGGCTAGATCTGATGAGAGAAATGTACGACCGTGCAGCAGAGCTCCCCAGCAGTGCTGTGGAGGACTGTGACCACACTCTGACTGGCGGAGATCCTTTCTATGACCGCTTCCCATGGTTCCGCCTCGTCGGCAG gGCTTTTGTGTACCTGAGTAATCTGCTGTACCCAGTGCCTCTGGTACATCGTGTGGCCATAGTGAGTGAGAAGGGTGAGGTTAAAGGCTTCCTCAGAGTGGCTGTGCAGGCGATCTCAG CTGATGAAGAAGCCCCAGATTATGGTTCCGGCGTGAGACAGTCGGGCACTGCCAAGATTTCGTTTGAAGACAAGCAGTTTGAGAAG TTCCAAAGTGAGTCTTGTCCTGGTGGCCTTTCCCACTCCAACACATcccaggaggagctgcgcaTTGTGGAGGGTGAAGGCCAGAATGCAGAAACCGGAATGTCTGCAGATGAGGTCAACAATAACACCTGTCCAG CCACTTTGGAGGTTCCCCAAAGTCCGGCAAAGAGCTCGGGTCTGGGTCTGGATCTCCCTCTGGACCTGTCCCCGCAGAAAGCTCTGTCTCACCTGAAGATTGGCAGCACCTTCACCTTCAGAGTTACTGTCCTACAGGCCTCCAGCATCTCTGCTGAGTATGCAGACATCTTCTGCCAGTTCAA TTTCATCCACCGGCACGATGAAGCGTTCTCCACCGAGCCACTGAAGAACACAGGGAGAGGACCTCCGCTGGGATTCTACCatgttcaaaac ATCACAGTGGAGGTCACAAAGTCCTTCGTGGAGTACATCAAGACTCAGCCCATTGTCTTCGAGGTGTTTGGTCACTATCAGAAACAGCCTTTCCCTCCGCTCTGCAAAGATCTAATCAG tccACTGAGACCCTCCAGGAGGCAGTTTCCCAGGGTGATGCCCTTGTCCAAACCAG TGCCAGCCACAAAGCTCAGCACTATGACGCGTTCCACGGCAGGACCCTGTCACGCCAAGTATGACCTCATGGTTTTCTTTGAGATCTGTGAGCTGGAAGCCAATGGAGA CTACATCCCTGCTGTGGTGGACCACAGAGGCGGGATGCCCTGCCACGGCACGTTCCTCTTACATCAG GGCATCCAGAGGAGAATCACCGTCACGATCGCTCATGAAGGAGGAAATGATTTTGAGtggaaggaggtgaaggagctTGTTATCG GCCGTATCCGAAACAGACCAGAGGCTGATGAGACcatcatagatccaaacatCCTGTCCCTCAACATCCTCTCCTCTGGATACGTCTGGCCAAAACACAATGACAA TGTTTCCTTGGGCGTAGATCATAG AACATTTTACCGATTTGAGACAGCGTGGGACAGCTCCATGCACAACTCTCTGCTCCTAAACAGAGTCACTCCATATGGGGAGAAGATCTACATCACCCTCTCTGCTTATTTAGAG ATGGAGAACTGCACCCAGCCAACGGTCATCACCAAAGATTTCTGCATGGTGTTTTATTCCCGCGATGCAAAGCTGCCGGCGTCGCGCTCCATCAGGAATCTCTTCAGCACGGGCTGCCTCCGGCCCTCTGAGAG CAACCGTGTGACAGGAGTCTACGAAATCACCCTTTGCCATGTGGCAGATAATGGGAGTCCAG GCATGCAGCGCCGTCGGAGACGTGTGCTGGACACCTCGGTGGCATACGTCCGAGGGGAGGAGAACCTGGCCGGGTGGCGACCTCGCAGCGACAGCCTGATTCTGGACCATCAGtgggagctggagaagctcagCTTACTGCAGGAG GTGGAGAAGACCAGGCACTACCTGCTGCTGAGGGAGAAGCTGGAAGCCACcctgcaggcaggacaggacGCTCTCAACAAGAGCGGCGACATCAGCGACTTCACCAAGAGCCCCATCCTGAGCCACAGTCCTGGCAGCGGCCCTGCCCCCGACAGCCCCAACCAGAGGCAGAGGGAGCTGGCTGCCAAG TGTCTGCGTCTGCTGATGCACACCTTCAACCGGGAGTACAGCCAGGTGAGCAGCAGTGCCAGTGAGAGCAAG ctcTCCGAAATGTCTGCGTCGCTGATGAGAGACTCGTCCTCGTCCACGCTGAGCACGCTCACgccctcctccacctgtccttCACTGGTTGAGGGACATTTTGATATCAGGTATATTGCACACAACAAGCCACTTTCTGATAGTCTGTCAAGTTTGAAACCTTTATTTGACTCCTTTGTTGCTTATAGACTCACTGAACCCACCTCTGGAGCTTCAACGCCGGATCTGGACCCATTCAGCCCTGTGGACAAGAAGAGGGCTCTCAGAGGCTACACATTTGTTCCAGACATACAGGAAATCCGTGTTAG CCCAATCGTGTCCAAGAAAGGTTATCTGCACTTCCTGGAACCGCACACCAGTGGCTGGGTAAAGCGTTACATTGTGGTGCGCCGGCCCTACGTCTACCTGTACCGCAGCGAGAGGGACAGCGTGGAGAGGGCCGTCATCAACCTGTCGTCTGCAAAAGTGGAATACAGCGAGGACAAACAGACCTTGCTGCGG ACTCCCAACACATTTACCGTGTGCACCGAGCACCGTGGGATCCTGCTGCAGGCTGCGAACGACAAAGAGATGCATGACTGGCTTTATGCTTTTAACCCCCTGTTAGCTGGCACCATCAG gtCAAAGCTCTCGAGGAGAAAGTCGGTCCAGTCGGCTCCACCGGCTCAGAGGATGTGA